A genome region from Ignavibacteriota bacterium includes the following:
- a CDS encoding cytochrome bc complex cytochrome b subunit, whose translation MKQKLSKLYSWIDERVELQDLVQFMGKKYVPIHSHSVWYYFGGVSLFLFIIQVITGIMLLLYYKGSEELAFESIQFIISKVQFGWLIRSIHSWAANLFVLAAMIHMFSVYFEKAYKKPREITWLTGMLMFFMALGFGFSGYLLPWNELAFFATKVGTDIAGVVPVIGEPILMFLRAGEDVTGATLSRFFGFHVAVFPGIFTVLLGIHLVLVQRQGMSEPEGFDPNVKEKTMPFFPNFLLRDLLLWLIVLNILAILAVFFPWELGKKADAFAPAPAGIKPEWYFMFMFQTLKFIPAKVLFIDGEILGILAFGFAGALWMFVPFWDRKSAQGEKNKLVNYLGIFAVIYIIILTTLGWFL comes from the coding sequence AAGACCTCGTTCAGTTTATGGGAAAGAAATATGTTCCTATCCACAGCCACTCTGTGTGGTATTACTTTGGCGGTGTGTCCCTCTTCCTGTTTATTATTCAAGTAATAACAGGAATCATGCTGTTACTTTATTACAAAGGAAGCGAAGAACTTGCGTTCGAGAGCATTCAGTTCATCATCTCGAAAGTACAGTTCGGCTGGTTGATTCGTTCGATTCATAGTTGGGCGGCGAACCTGTTCGTCCTTGCCGCGATGATTCACATGTTCAGCGTCTATTTTGAAAAAGCATACAAGAAGCCGAGAGAAATTACATGGCTCACTGGTATGCTGATGTTCTTTATGGCGCTCGGATTTGGTTTCAGCGGGTACTTGCTTCCATGGAATGAACTCGCTTTCTTCGCGACGAAAGTCGGAACGGACATTGCCGGAGTTGTTCCTGTCATCGGCGAGCCGATACTCATGTTTCTCCGCGCAGGTGAAGATGTAACCGGCGCAACGCTTTCGCGGTTCTTCGGATTTCATGTCGCAGTCTTCCCGGGAATCTTCACCGTGTTACTTGGCATTCATCTCGTTCTTGTTCAGCGACAGGGAATGAGCGAACCGGAAGGATTCGACCCGAACGTTAAAGAAAAGACGATGCCATTTTTCCCGAATTTTTTACTGAGAGATTTATTACTCTGGTTGATTGTCCTGAACATTCTTGCAATTCTTGCAGTCTTCTTTCCGTGGGAATTGGGAAAGAAAGCGGATGCATTTGCACCTGCACCTGCCGGCATCAAACCCGAATGGTATTTCATGTTCATGTTTCAAACATTAAAATTTATTCCGGCGAAAGTGTTATTCATAGATGGAGAAATCCTCGGCATTCTTGCATTCGGATTTGCAGGAGCGTTGTGGATGTTCGTTCCGTTCTGGGATAGAAAGAGCGCACAAGGCGAAAAGAACAAACTTGTCAATTACTTGGGAATTTTTGCTGTCATCTATATTATCATCTTAACAACTTTGGGATGGTTCCTATGA
- a CDS encoding ammonia-forming cytochrome c nitrite reductase subunit c552: protein MKKKLLIILTSVAAMFFLTGVVFADDQCVVCHQGLGDKPSSLYKKDIHFAKGISCADCHGGNKNKDEMEAAMDVSAGFKGVPKGDEISKTCATCHSDAEKMKSFGSSLPTNQMEHLQTSVHGKLSLSGKEHIAQCVTCHSVHDIVSVKNPASPVYPLNATKTCSKCHSDASFMRTYNPSLPVDQLEKYQTSLHGTLNAKGDPKAAECASCHGSHNIRSAKDAKSSVYAANLPATCSNCHSNAEYMKEYNIPSDQFDKYARSVHGKALLEKHDIAAPACNDCHGNHGAMPPGVESISKVCGTCHALNADLFSASPHKKAFDERQLPECETCHSNHEIVNATNQLLGVTSEAVCSKCHSEQENQKGFIVAKAMRSAIDSLEMNEAHAAALVDEAEQKGMEVSDAKFKLREAHQARLQSRTAIHSFSEEKFREVVGKGLNVASLVATEGQDAIDEFYFRRWGLGVATLIITIVCIALWLTIKRIEQRQSINKSKSK, encoded by the coding sequence ATGAAAAAGAAATTATTGATTATCCTTACGAGCGTGGCGGCTATGTTCTTCCTTACCGGAGTGGTATTTGCAGACGACCAATGCGTCGTGTGTCATCAAGGACTTGGCGATAAACCATCATCGTTGTATAAGAAGGACATTCACTTTGCAAAAGGAATTTCCTGCGCCGATTGTCATGGCGGAAATAAAAACAAAGATGAAATGGAAGCGGCAATGGATGTGAGCGCCGGATTCAAAGGCGTACCGAAGGGTGATGAAATATCCAAAACGTGTGCAACGTGTCACTCCGATGCAGAGAAGATGAAATCGTTCGGTTCGTCGCTCCCGACCAATCAAATGGAACATCTCCAGACAAGTGTTCACGGAAAACTTTCTCTTTCCGGGAAAGAACATATTGCTCAGTGCGTGACGTGTCACAGTGTGCATGATATTGTTTCTGTGAAGAATCCTGCTTCGCCGGTGTATCCGTTGAATGCCACAAAAACATGTTCAAAATGTCACTCGGATGCTTCGTTTATGCGGACATACAATCCGTCGCTTCCGGTTGACCAATTGGAAAAATATCAAACAAGTTTACACGGAACATTAAACGCCAAAGGCGACCCGAAAGCCGCCGAGTGTGCGAGTTGTCATGGAAGTCATAACATTCGTTCGGCGAAGGATGCGAAGTCCTCAGTCTACGCTGCAAACTTACCGGCAACATGCTCGAACTGTCACAGCAATGCTGAGTACATGAAAGAGTATAATATTCCGAGCGACCAATTCGATAAGTATGCTCGAAGCGTTCACGGAAAAGCATTGTTAGAAAAGCACGACATCGCCGCGCCTGCTTGTAACGATTGTCATGGTAATCACGGTGCGATGCCTCCGGGTGTTGAATCCATCTCCAAGGTCTGCGGAACGTGTCATGCACTCAACGCCGATTTATTCTCTGCCAGTCCGCATAAGAAGGCGTTCGACGAGAGGCAACTTCCTGAGTGTGAAACATGCCACAGTAATCATGAAATTGTGAATGCTACCAATCAATTGCTTGGAGTGACATCGGAAGCGGTATGCAGTAAATGTCATTCGGAACAAGAAAATCAAAAAGGATTTATCGTTGCGAAAGCGATGCGAAGTGCAATTGACAGTTTGGAAATGAATGAAGCACACGCCGCCGCCCTGGTAGATGAAGCCGAACAAAAAGGGATGGAAGTCTCGGATGCAAAATTCAAGTTGCGGGAAGCACACCAAGCACGGTTGCAATCGCGCACCGCGATTCACTCGTTCAGCGAAGAAAAATTCCGTGAAGTTGTTGGAAAAGGATTGAATGTTGCATCTCTGGTTGCAACCGAAGGACAGGATGCAATTGATGAATTCTATTTCCGTCGGTGGGGATTGGGTGTTGCAACGCTCATTATCACCATTGTTTGTATTGCGTTGTGGCTGACTATCAAACGTATCGAACAACGGCAGAGTATTAATAAATCAAAATCGAAATAA
- the ccsA gene encoding cytochrome c biogenesis protein CcsA, with amino-acid sequence MNPGQIIIIIAFLSSLGAALFYFVEGKKNARQQPGKTIAERLFLVSAGAGIVASLLMLYLLITNQFQYEYVSKYSSLDQPFIYLFSALWAGQEGTFLFWAMLTGIMGFVFMKSKTNGDNIALGVVNVFTAFLYLLMIVKSPFQTVSQVPPDGQGMNPLLMNPWMAVHPPILFVGYAATLFPFALVLSALVRRSYDSWNERGFAWTLFATVMLGAGIIIGGFWAYEVLGWGGYWGWDPVENSSLVPWITLLALIHGLLLFKAKGAMQRTNMFLAIITFLLVLYATFLTRSGVLADFSVHSFVDLGINNYLVGIMVLGCTAGFGLLATRFREIQSPKLNFSSLNREVTLLLSLYVLLAMAAFTFAGMSSPIFTGLVGKASQVDITFYNKVNLPVAIAMALLLGITPFLGWSEEKKSSLLKRYSMPLILTGLSCVIAYVAGVTSAVLLTFVGASAFALISNSIIAFRQYRSGWLTLGGPITHIGTALMLIGIIGSGNYDETKQIMLKQGEPKEVFGYSVLFKDFIEDPNKNEKPIVSLEVKDGNNTFAAFPKLYFSNYSQSIMREPDIKVFPLKDLYLSPLEMKAPHERDEHPTLEIGKGETKEFNGYQIQFVSFQTGEHGQPGSMQVGALLKVTAQGTEHEIAPAIVIDAQGQQSYAPAEMPPLHNPTKGIQNPVITLVDMSVEQKRILLSFHGLQGDDHAAQGYELLLEASIKPLMMVVWTGVVLIIAGTIIAFKRRLSNKESS; translated from the coding sequence ATGAATCCCGGACAAATCATCATTATCATAGCGTTCTTATCGTCACTCGGCGCGGCATTATTCTATTTTGTTGAAGGCAAAAAGAATGCACGCCAGCAACCAGGAAAGACAATTGCTGAGCGGCTTTTTCTTGTCTCGGCAGGTGCAGGCATAGTCGCATCACTTTTGATGTTGTACTTACTTATCACAAATCAATTTCAGTACGAGTACGTGTCAAAGTACAGTTCGCTCGACCAACCGTTCATCTATCTTTTCTCAGCCTTATGGGCAGGACAGGAAGGGACGTTTTTGTTTTGGGCGATGCTTACCGGCATCATGGGCTTCGTCTTCATGAAATCAAAAACCAACGGGGACAACATCGCACTTGGTGTGGTGAATGTCTTTACCGCGTTTTTGTATTTACTGATGATTGTGAAAAGTCCGTTTCAAACGGTATCGCAGGTTCCGCCGGACGGACAAGGAATGAATCCGCTCTTGATGAATCCGTGGATGGCTGTTCATCCTCCGATTCTGTTCGTTGGATATGCGGCAACACTCTTCCCGTTTGCGCTTGTTCTCTCTGCGCTCGTCCGACGTTCGTATGATTCATGGAACGAACGCGGGTTTGCCTGGACATTATTCGCAACGGTCATGCTCGGTGCAGGAATTATCATCGGTGGTTTCTGGGCGTACGAAGTATTGGGTTGGGGCGGATATTGGGGATGGGACCCGGTAGAAAATTCTTCTCTCGTCCCATGGATAACTTTGCTTGCGCTCATTCACGGACTGTTACTGTTCAAGGCAAAAGGAGCAATGCAACGGACGAACATGTTTCTGGCAATCATTACGTTTCTGCTCGTTCTTTATGCAACGTTTCTCACACGAAGCGGAGTGTTGGCAGATTTCTCCGTCCACTCATTTGTAGATTTGGGAATCAACAATTACCTCGTTGGCATCATGGTTCTTGGTTGCACGGCGGGCTTCGGTTTGCTGGCGACACGGTTTCGCGAAATCCAATCGCCGAAACTTAATTTTTCGAGTTTGAATCGGGAAGTGACGTTACTGTTGAGTCTGTATGTGTTGCTTGCAATGGCGGCGTTCACATTTGCGGGCATGTCATCACCGATTTTTACCGGTCTCGTCGGCAAAGCATCGCAGGTTGATATTACATTCTACAACAAAGTGAACTTACCTGTCGCAATTGCGATGGCGTTACTTCTCGGCATCACCCCGTTTCTCGGATGGTCGGAAGAAAAAAAATCTTCGTTACTGAAACGTTACTCGATGCCACTCATTCTCACTGGCTTATCCTGTGTGATTGCGTATGTTGCCGGAGTTACTTCCGCAGTCTTGCTCACATTCGTTGGCGCATCGGCATTTGCACTCATCAGCAATTCAATTATAGCATTTCGACAGTATCGTTCCGGTTGGCTTACACTTGGTGGACCGATTACGCACATCGGTACTGCATTGATGTTGATTGGGATAATCGGCTCAGGAAATTATGATGAGACAAAACAAATCATGCTCAAACAAGGAGAGCCGAAGGAAGTGTTCGGATACTCTGTTCTCTTCAAAGATTTTATTGAAGACCCGAATAAGAATGAAAAGCCGATAGTCAGTCTCGAAGTGAAGGACGGGAACAATACGTTTGCGGCATTCCCGAAATTATATTTCAGCAATTACAGTCAATCCATTATGCGGGAGCCGGACATCAAAGTATTTCCATTGAAAGATTTGTACCTGTCGCCGTTGGAAATGAAAGCACCGCACGAACGTGACGAACATCCGACGTTGGAAATCGGGAAAGGTGAAACGAAAGAGTTTAACGGGTATCAGATTCAATTTGTGAGTTTTCAGACCGGTGAACATGGACAGCCCGGTTCGATGCAGGTGGGTGCCTTGTTGAAGGTTACTGCTCAAGGAACAGAACACGAAATCGCCCCGGCAATTGTTATTGATGCGCAGGGGCAACAATCATACGCGCCTGCCGAAATGCCGCCACTTCACAACCCGACCAAAGGAATACAAAATCCCGTCATCACGTTGGTGGACATGAGTGTTGAGCAGAAACGAATTCTCCTTTCATTTCATGGACTTCAAGGAGACGACCATGCGGCGCAGGGATATGAATTACTCCTCGAGGCCAGCATCAAGCCGTTGATGATGGTTGTGTGGACCGGTGTTGTGTTAATCATCGCCGGAACTATTATCGCCTTTAAGAGAAGACTGTCGAACAAAGAAAGTAGTTAA
- a CDS encoding sigma-54-dependent Fis family transcriptional regulator — translation MRGETILIVDDEKLIRWSLKTELTKEGFSVLEAQNVAEGLELFKQHDPDLIILDQKLPDGTGIDLLHQIKDGEQILPVIMLTAYDKSDVAVQAMKLGAFDYVTKPVNMEELKMVIEKALESTRLKRQVAHYLKEQERINGFCGMAGSSVAMKKVFSQIARIAQSSGTTVLITGESGTGKELAAKAIHFLSERKEKPLMSVNFSALTESIIESELFGYEKGAFTDAKTQKKGLFELADGGTIFLDEIGDLAPKIQVKLLRVIEQKTFQRVGGTTDITVDVRIIAATNQPLEELIEKNLFRPDLYYRLNVAAIQMPPVREREEDVILLSEYFIEEFNSKFHKQFRGLSDETKTLFLHHPWRGNVREIKNVLERAILLGDGELITNDHIEFMIPQKAPASNAALLGVGDDGPSLFELERQALVQALEKTHHNQTHAARLLKISRDTLRYRMKKFGLSSHE, via the coding sequence ATGCGTGGCGAAACTATTTTAATTGTTGATGATGAAAAATTGATTCGTTGGTCATTGAAGACAGAACTGACGAAAGAAGGATTCAGCGTTCTTGAGGCGCAGAATGTTGCTGAAGGATTGGAATTGTTCAAACAGCATGACCCGGACTTAATTATTCTCGACCAAAAACTTCCCGATGGAACAGGCATTGACCTGCTCCATCAAATCAAAGATGGCGAACAAATTCTTCCGGTCATCATGCTTACGGCGTATGACAAATCAGACGTTGCCGTCCAGGCGATGAAGTTAGGCGCATTCGATTATGTCACGAAGCCGGTGAACATGGAGGAACTCAAGATGGTCATCGAAAAAGCGCTTGAGTCCACACGGTTGAAGCGACAGGTTGCGCATTATCTGAAAGAGCAGGAACGAATCAACGGCTTTTGCGGGATGGCAGGTTCATCTGTTGCGATGAAGAAAGTGTTCTCGCAGATTGCCCGCATTGCACAAAGCAGCGGAACGACAGTTCTGATTACCGGTGAGAGCGGAACGGGAAAAGAACTCGCCGCGAAAGCAATCCACTTCCTGAGTGAGCGGAAAGAAAAGCCGCTGATGTCGGTGAACTTTTCCGCACTGACGGAATCCATCATCGAAAGCGAATTGTTCGGATACGAAAAAGGCGCTTTCACAGATGCAAAAACGCAGAAGAAGGGATTGTTCGAACTTGCAGACGGCGGGACAATCTTTCTCGATGAGATTGGAGACCTCGCTCCGAAGATTCAGGTGAAATTGCTTCGCGTGATTGAACAGAAAACGTTTCAGCGTGTCGGAGGGACGACGGATATTACGGTTGATGTCCGCATCATTGCCGCGACGAATCAGCCGCTCGAAGAATTGATTGAGAAAAATCTGTTCCGCCCGGATTTATATTACCGCCTGAATGTTGCCGCTATTCAGATGCCGCCTGTTCGTGAGCGTGAAGAAGATGTTATTCTCTTGTCGGAGTACTTCATTGAAGAATTCAACTCAAAATTTCATAAGCAGTTCAGAGGATTATCGGATGAGACGAAAACATTATTTCTTCATCATCCGTGGCGAGGCAATGTTCGGGAAATCAAAAATGTTCTTGAGAGGGCAATCCTGCTCGGCGACGGCGAATTGATAACGAATGACCACATCGAATTTATGATACCTCAAAAAGCGCCTGCTTCAAACGCAGCGTTACTTGGTGTTGGCGATGACGGTCCGTCGTTGTTTGAATTGGAACGGCAGGCGCTTGTTCAGGCATTGGAAAAAACACATCACAATCAAACACATGCGGCGCGCCTTCTGAAAATCAGCCGCGACACTCTTCGTTACAGGATGAAGAAGTTCGGACTTTCATCCCACGAGTGA
- a CDS encoding response regulator has product MNEHTTDSNPIMTTMTNHKNGQNILIVEDEQLVRWSLTHALSKAGFNITTVASGDAVMEQLHSAHYDLVITDVDLPKLNGFQVASQVKHYCSEIPVILTSAVGVGDARMKMQQEGIDAFIEKPFDLNEVTEIVTRLLSCKNEA; this is encoded by the coding sequence ATGAATGAACACACGACAGACAGCAACCCGATAATGACTACAATGACGAATCATAAAAACGGTCAGAATATCCTCATTGTGGAAGATGAACAACTTGTTCGTTGGTCGCTTACTCATGCGCTTTCAAAAGCCGGTTTTAATATTACAACCGTTGCTTCCGGTGATGCTGTGATGGAACAACTTCATTCTGCTCACTACGATTTGGTTATTACTGATGTTGACCTTCCCAAACTCAACGGATTTCAAGTCGCTTCTCAGGTCAAACATTATTGTTCAGAGATTCCTGTCATACTGACAAGCGCTGTGGGTGTAGGAGACGCAAGAATGAAAATGCAACAGGAAGGTATTGATGCTTTTATTGAAAAACCGTTCGATTTGAATGAAGTGACGGAGATTGTTACACGGCTTTTATCCTGCAAAAATGAAGCATAG
- a CDS encoding cytochrome c3 family protein gives MPQKFKSDNSAINNTDFQVEKGKKRRFSVALYMPLQTVLMQSVIRSHFQPVLFILLCWVLFLGDSPTADIIVLFPPSSETTSYDQAKLLLVSASKETGSEMKVSTLWQREERFLIGTKAEKENFPKEFYKLFDSKMTLQSLSFTYKYYEGYSKPETLKYEHADTMTVKSLWKRKEFGDWVKALQTKQALEVILNLRGWRDSVYTAVYDDPVADNRMLYKLHVQLVPGENRIYFSSTGEKKSTAEFFTTYLNESKPTTDRSVLFHNSTLEESCTSCHEGLPSADSGATMNADCNVCHKEVVGASYVHSPVEMKECASCHSWSAEKKAVVLESGIPETCFACHDEQKNLVENAKVQHPVASECGTCHSPHGTEQRHQIKEKVYTLCLGCHENKKQNHPVGRHPMQYIRNEETGEEFSCVTCHNPHGSDNQKMMKFPGETLDVCAQCH, from the coding sequence ATGCCCCAGAAATTCAAATCTGATAATTCTGCCATTAATAATACAGATTTTCAGGTGGAAAAGGGAAAAAAGAGACGGTTTAGTGTGGCATTGTATATGCCATTACAGACAGTACTTATGCAATCAGTCATACGTTCTCATTTTCAACCTGTTCTTTTTATCCTGCTTTGCTGGGTTCTCTTTCTTGGCGACAGCCCGACAGCAGATATTATTGTGCTCTTTCCCCCTTCTTCTGAAACAACTTCCTATGACCAAGCCAAATTACTATTGGTTTCTGCATCGAAAGAGACAGGAAGTGAAATGAAGGTCTCAACACTATGGCAAAGGGAAGAACGGTTTTTGATTGGAACAAAAGCCGAGAAGGAAAATTTCCCGAAAGAATTTTACAAATTGTTTGATTCAAAAATGACGCTTCAGTCGTTGTCATTCACTTATAAATATTATGAAGGATACTCAAAGCCGGAAACGTTGAAGTATGAACATGCGGATACGATGACAGTCAAATCATTATGGAAACGAAAAGAGTTCGGTGATTGGGTGAAAGCGCTTCAAACAAAACAAGCGTTGGAAGTGATTTTGAATTTACGCGGATGGAGAGATAGCGTGTACACCGCGGTGTATGATGACCCGGTTGCTGATAACCGGATGTTATATAAACTGCATGTCCAACTCGTTCCGGGAGAAAACAGAATTTATTTTTCATCAACCGGGGAGAAGAAAAGCACTGCTGAGTTTTTTACAACATATCTGAACGAGTCAAAACCGACGACAGACCGTTCTGTGTTATTTCACAACTCAACACTCGAAGAAAGTTGCACAAGTTGTCACGAGGGATTACCCAGCGCCGATAGCGGTGCGACGATGAATGCCGATTGCAATGTTTGTCATAAAGAAGTTGTCGGCGCATCGTATGTACATTCTCCGGTTGAGATGAAAGAATGTGCATCGTGTCATTCGTGGTCGGCGGAGAAGAAAGCGGTGGTGCTTGAATCAGGAATTCCGGAAACATGTTTCGCTTGCCACGATGAACAGAAAAATCTGGTTGAGAATGCAAAAGTTCAACATCCTGTTGCAAGTGAATGTGGAACGTGCCACTCGCCGCACGGAACCGAACAACGACATCAGATAAAAGAGAAAGTGTACACTCTCTGTCTTGGGTGTCACGAGAATAAGAAGCAAAACCATCCGGTCGGTCGCCACCCGATGCAGTATATCAGGAATGAAGAAACTGGTGAAGAATTTTCATGTGTAACCTGTCATAACCCGCATGGTTCGGACAATCAGAAGATGATGAAATTCCCGGGTGAAACTTTAGACGTTTGCGCTCAATGTCATTAA
- a CDS encoding 6-bladed beta-propeller produces the protein MMKTILTYGCLILFLSGGLDAQLDSAGKVWPSPPDRARIKHVLTISSLESFESKRDFFSGVFTFLFGGEQTSNWLVQPVGIAVSSSGKIYVADPGASGIHIIDQKEKEYDFVYETDEGSFHSPVGCAVSDDGILFISDSERGDILALDDDYDVEFQIKEHLVRPTGIQIHGNRLYVTDTGQHKIIVFTLDGEYVAEFGQRGDALGDFNFPVQLATRDSLFILDAVNYRVQKFSFSGKFSSMFGRQGNVAGRFASPKAIALDSDGNMYITDALMDNFQIFNSKNELLLVVGKKGTGDGEFMTPNGIAIDREDKIYVIDSLNRRIQIFQYLK, from the coding sequence ATGATGAAAACAATATTGACATATGGCTGTTTGATTTTATTCCTATCGGGTGGATTGGATGCGCAGTTGGATAGCGCAGGGAAAGTGTGGCCCTCACCGCCTGATAGAGCAAGAATCAAACACGTGCTGACAATTTCCTCGCTCGAAAGTTTTGAATCGAAAAGAGATTTTTTTTCCGGAGTTTTCACATTTCTCTTCGGGGGTGAGCAAACATCGAACTGGTTAGTTCAGCCGGTAGGAATTGCGGTTTCTTCTTCCGGGAAAATTTATGTAGCAGACCCGGGCGCAAGCGGAATTCATATCATTGACCAAAAAGAAAAAGAGTATGACTTCGTTTATGAAACAGATGAAGGAAGTTTTCATTCTCCGGTCGGGTGTGCTGTTAGTGATGATGGCATCCTCTTCATTTCCGATTCTGAACGCGGGGATATTCTTGCTCTGGATGATGACTATGATGTTGAGTTTCAAATCAAAGAGCATCTTGTGCGACCGACAGGTATTCAGATTCATGGTAACCGATTGTATGTAACGGATACAGGTCAACACAAAATTATTGTGTTCACTCTCGATGGAGAATATGTTGCGGAATTCGGTCAGCGCGGTGATGCGCTCGGTGATTTTAATTTTCCTGTTCAGTTAGCAACGCGCGACAGTTTATTTATTCTTGATGCTGTGAATTACCGGGTTCAGAAATTTAGTTTTTCGGGAAAGTTTAGTTCGATGTTTGGTCGGCAGGGGAATGTTGCCGGTCGGTTTGCAAGCCCGAAAGCAATTGCATTGGACTCGGACGGAAACATGTATATCACCGATGCGTTGATGGATAATTTCCAGATATTCAACAGCAAGAATGAATTACTGCTCGTTGTCGGAAAAAAAGGAACGGGCGACGGAGAGTTTATGACGCCGAACGGAATTGCGATTGACAGGGAGGATAAGATTTACGTGATTGATTCACTCAACAGACGAATACAAATTTTTCAGTATCTCAAATGA